The proteins below come from a single Cylindrospermopsis raciborskii Cr2010 genomic window:
- a CDS encoding YtxH domain-containing protein — translation MSNNRSGIFIGGVMLGATIGALAGLLVAPRTGKETRKLLKKSADALPELAEDISTSVQIQTDRLSANVVRNWDDTLDRLRDAIASGVEATQRERESLKRVKSHNADENPDHLHQNPESL, via the coding sequence ATGTCTAATAATCGTTCCGGAATATTTATTGGTGGTGTAATGCTGGGAGCTACAATTGGAGCTTTAGCAGGCTTGCTTGTTGCACCCCGTACAGGCAAAGAAACCCGTAAGCTCTTGAAAAAATCTGCGGATGCTTTACCAGAATTGGCAGAGGATATATCCACCAGTGTGCAAATACAAACAGATAGACTCTCCGCTAATGTAGTTAGAAACTGGGATGACACCTTAGATAGGTTGCGAGATGCGATCGCATCGGGAGTAGAAGCTACACAAAGGGAAAGAGAGTCATTAAAGAGAGTAAAATCTCATAATGCTGATGAAAATCCAGATCATCTCCACCAAAATCCAGAAAGTCTATAA
- a CDS encoding TPM domain-containing protein, protein MQRSFCQKILVSIAVFVFAASIWVTNSPLALAYENPDLLPDTFTPVVDLAKTLPDPQEEKLVKELEQFEVDTGWKLRVLTQYDRTPGRAVIKYWGLDDKSILLVADARGGNILSFSVGDAVYELLPRTFWIELQTRFGNLYFVRENGEDQAILQALNSVKGCLAQGGCNVVPGLPKEQWILTLITSAIGGIICGFAAQPRNDKQVFAWQWALIFSPLWGILFIAFGIAPVITRTSDWVPLVRNISAFLIGLLVAYLSPVFSRPVSRNES, encoded by the coding sequence ATGCAGCGTTCTTTTTGCCAAAAAATTCTAGTATCCATTGCAGTCTTTGTTTTTGCTGCATCCATTTGGGTAACGAACTCACCATTAGCTCTAGCTTATGAAAATCCCGATTTGCTACCTGATACCTTTACCCCAGTAGTTGACCTAGCCAAAACCTTACCTGATCCACAGGAAGAAAAGTTAGTAAAGGAATTAGAGCAGTTTGAGGTGGATACTGGCTGGAAGTTGCGGGTATTGACTCAATATGACCGGACTCCAGGGAGAGCAGTAATTAAATACTGGGGACTAGATGATAAAAGTATTCTCCTAGTTGCAGATGCACGTGGTGGTAACATTCTGAGTTTTAGTGTGGGAGATGCAGTTTATGAGCTCTTACCGCGTACATTTTGGATTGAATTACAAACTCGTTTTGGCAATCTCTATTTTGTGAGGGAGAATGGTGAAGATCAGGCTATTTTACAAGCACTAAATTCGGTGAAAGGTTGTTTAGCTCAGGGGGGTTGTAATGTGGTTCCCGGATTACCCAAAGAGCAATGGATACTTACCCTCATTACCTCAGCTATTGGCGGGATAATTTGCGGATTTGCAGCCCAACCTCGCAATGATAAACAAGTGTTTGCTTGGCAATGGGCGTTAATTTTTTCACCGTTGTGGGGAATTTTGTTTATTGCTTTTGGTATTGCTCCTGTGATTACCCGTACCAGTGATTGGGTTCCCTTGGTCCGCAATATTTCGGCCTTTTTGATAGGTCTGTTGGTGGCTTATCTTTCCCCCGTTTTTAGCCGTCCTGTTTCTAGGAATGAGTCTTAA
- a CDS encoding C1 family peptidase, with the protein MSKKAVLSYVVDRKTGEWRALSGCSSSPSRIPGSQLYDTQRFSEEELPPQVDLRPFMTPVENQAGANSCTANAVVGGYEYIMNRLGKDVDFSRLFVYYNARLLGIEASGGDKIQDQGSNISLALVSLQEQGICHESTWSYHIAENGKVKNVNTKPSYEAYSEAAELTSIEDFQWETPEQVNPDIYSMKHCLAEGYPFIFGLVLFKSFDRVTAQGRVPMPDLNSDEGREQHGNHAMLCVGYKDSAQVFIVRNSWGEEWGDSGYCYIPYEYMTNPDLCFECWKIKGTTDFDLTADVWVEEDEDFDEEFYEEEEQEEEESCYLTLVEAIAVICLCGASVDDLSEEESELLMGLYETYEIDTELLQEKIDSLVEIGGLEMLYNAAIQIILAEDAAIEAFQMSVEFAIADEYFTDEEYEYWSQLAGDLELDGDTATAVFNEVIAEYDYETIDSLF; encoded by the coding sequence ATGTCTAAAAAAGCTGTATTATCCTACGTTGTAGATCGCAAAACAGGTGAATGGAGAGCACTGAGCGGTTGTAGCTCCTCCCCTTCAAGAATTCCTGGTTCTCAACTCTACGATACACAGAGGTTTAGCGAAGAAGAACTACCACCACAGGTGGATCTCCGTCCCTTTATGACCCCTGTAGAAAATCAAGCAGGTGCCAACAGTTGTACAGCCAATGCAGTTGTTGGTGGCTATGAGTATATAATGAACCGTCTAGGCAAAGATGTTGATTTCAGTCGTCTTTTTGTATATTATAATGCACGATTGCTAGGAATAGAGGCTTCCGGTGGTGATAAAATTCAAGACCAGGGAAGCAATATTTCCCTAGCATTGGTTAGTTTGCAAGAGCAGGGTATTTGTCACGAGTCAACTTGGAGTTATCATATAGCAGAAAATGGCAAAGTTAAAAACGTCAATACCAAACCTAGTTATGAGGCTTACAGTGAAGCTGCAGAACTAACTAGTATTGAGGATTTTCAATGGGAAACTCCAGAGCAAGTTAATCCTGACATATACTCAATGAAGCACTGCTTAGCAGAAGGATATCCTTTTATTTTTGGGCTAGTTTTATTTAAATCTTTTGATCGTGTTACAGCCCAGGGGAGAGTTCCTATGCCAGATCTAAATAGTGATGAGGGTAGAGAACAGCATGGGAATCACGCTATGCTTTGCGTTGGATATAAGGATAGTGCTCAAGTATTTATTGTCCGGAATTCCTGGGGTGAGGAATGGGGGGACTCAGGATATTGCTATATTCCTTATGAGTATATGACCAACCCAGACCTCTGCTTTGAATGCTGGAAAATTAAAGGGACAACAGACTTTGATTTAACTGCTGATGTTTGGGTGGAGGAGGATGAGGATTTTGACGAAGAATTTTATGAGGAAGAGGAACAAGAAGAAGAGGAAAGCTGTTATTTAACACTAGTAGAAGCGATCGCAGTAATTTGTTTATGTGGTGCGTCTGTAGATGACTTGTCTGAGGAAGAATCAGAGTTATTGATGGGACTGTATGAAACCTATGAGATTGACACAGAACTGCTGCAAGAAAAAATTGATAGTCTGGTAGAAATTGGTGGATTAGAAATGCTATATAATGCTGCCATACAAATTATTCTTGCTGAAGATGCAGCAATAGAAGCTTTTCAAATGTCTGTGGAGTTTGCTATTGCTGACGAATACTTCACCGATGAAGAATATGAATATTGGTCTCAATTAGCAGGGGATTTAGAACTAGATGGAGATACAGCTACAGCAGTTTTTAATGAAGTTATAGCAGAGTATGACTACGAAACCATTGATAGCCTTTTTTAG
- a CDS encoding HAD-IA family hydrolase, whose amino-acid sequence MTQKVIIFDFDGTIADTLDALVTIANRLAREFGYMQISAKELKLLRNLTARQIIKYSGVSLFKIPFLVKRVKGELKNKIKDLQPIPEIPEALRELSNQGYKLGIITSNAQENVHQFLKCHQLDNLFEFVHSGVTIFGKNTIMSSVIKQRQIKPQTVIYVGDETRDIEAAKKANVQVIAVTWGFNSPEALARENPDFLIDHPRELLEAINHSFAEPSPN is encoded by the coding sequence ATGACTCAAAAAGTAATCATCTTTGACTTTGATGGCACAATTGCAGATACATTAGACGCTTTGGTAACAATTGCTAATCGTCTAGCCCGGGAGTTTGGCTATATGCAAATATCTGCTAAGGAATTAAAACTATTAAGAAATTTAACTGCTAGACAAATTATTAAGTATTCAGGTGTATCCCTATTTAAAATACCCTTTTTAGTTAAAAGAGTGAAAGGAGAATTAAAAAATAAAATCAAGGATTTACAACCCATACCAGAAATTCCTGAAGCACTAAGAGAGCTAAGTAATCAGGGATATAAATTAGGGATTATTACCTCTAATGCACAAGAGAATGTCCATCAATTTCTCAAGTGTCATCAGTTGGACAATCTATTTGAATTTGTTCATTCGGGGGTAACAATTTTTGGTAAGAATACTATCATGAGTAGTGTAATTAAACAAAGACAAATTAAGCCCCAGACTGTCATTTATGTAGGTGATGAAACCAGAGACATAGAAGCAGCTAAAAAAGCCAATGTGCAAGTTATAGCAGTTACTTGGGGGTTTAATTCTCCTGAAGCACTAGCTAGGGAAAATCCTGACTTTTTGATTGATCATCCCAGGGAACTGCTGGAAGCGATTAATCATTCATTTGCTGAACCTAGTCCAAATTAA
- the queG gene encoding tRNA epoxyqueuosine(34) reductase QueG, producing MSSLTSLSTHTIKEKAYKLGFHKVGVAVVLGVESKEKERLRKWISLGYHADMDWMTNPKREDIKLLMPEVRSLVCVAINYYTPHSRPLGGEYGKISRYGWGRDYHRILHKKLKQLATWLESQGEGIKARYYADTGPIQDKVWAEKAGIGWIAKNGNVITREYGSWVFLGEVLTNLELEGDTPATQHCGTCNRCIEACPTQAITQPFVVDANKCIAYHTIENRGETLPTNIERNLQGWVAGCDICQDVCPWNQRFSQVTDVVDFHPYPGNLAPNLVELSGITDEQWSEKFPASALRRIKPKMLRRNARANLTTLKLNNDSKSNHL from the coding sequence ATGTCCTCTTTAACTAGCTTAAGTACTCATACCATTAAAGAAAAAGCCTATAAATTAGGATTCCATAAAGTTGGTGTCGCAGTTGTATTGGGGGTGGAGAGTAAAGAAAAGGAAAGGTTGAGGAAATGGATAAGTCTGGGTTATCATGCTGACATGGATTGGATGACCAATCCAAAACGGGAAGATATAAAATTACTCATGCCAGAAGTGCGATCGCTCGTTTGTGTAGCGATAAACTATTATACACCCCATTCCCGTCCCCTGGGGGGAGAGTATGGGAAGATATCCCGTTATGGGTGGGGGAGAGATTATCATAGAATTCTGCATAAAAAGCTCAAACAATTAGCCACCTGGTTAGAATCACAGGGTGAGGGTATAAAAGCCAGATATTATGCGGATACAGGACCCATACAGGACAAAGTTTGGGCTGAGAAAGCGGGTATTGGCTGGATTGCCAAAAACGGTAATGTGATTACTAGGGAATATGGTTCCTGGGTATTTTTAGGTGAAGTATTAACTAATCTAGAATTAGAGGGAGATACTCCAGCTACCCAACACTGCGGTACTTGTAATAGATGTATAGAAGCTTGTCCAACACAAGCAATTACCCAGCCATTTGTTGTAGATGCCAATAAGTGTATTGCCTATCATACCATTGAAAATAGAGGAGAAACCCTGCCAACAAACATAGAAAGAAATTTACAAGGATGGGTTGCTGGTTGTGATATTTGTCAAGATGTTTGTCCTTGGAATCAGCGGTTTTCTCAAGTAACAGATGTGGTAGATTTTCATCCCTATCCTGGAAATTTAGCACCCAATCTGGTAGAATTATCGGGGATCACTGATGAGCAGTGGAGTGAAAAATTTCCTGCATCAGCTTTGAGACGGATTAAACCAAAAATGTTACGTAGAAATGCCCGTGCTAATCTTACCACATTGAAACTAAATAATGACTCAAAAAGTAATCATCTTTGA
- a CDS encoding PD-(D/E)XK nuclease family protein encodes MNQAEISTLIRQQMEQLIVEDPVIKNLILGSMSQYYIGRQDADSKFDQTLAQLQSYQEEQNRKWEEQNRHNREIMAQLQSYQEEQNRHNREIMAQLQSYQEEQNRKWEEQNRHNLGILEEIKQMNRKHESTVGSLGSRWGLSSEASFRNGLKGILKDSFGVEVLNFLDFDNEGEVFGRPDQVEIDVIIKNGLVILCEIKSSIDKAGMYIFDRKVAFYEKHHQRRVDRKLVISPMVDPRALSVAQNLGIEIYSYAEDVNRI; translated from the coding sequence GTGAACCAAGCGGAAATTAGTACTCTCATTAGACAACAAATGGAACAACTAATTGTGGAAGACCCTGTGATCAAGAATTTGATTTTAGGTTCCATGTCGCAATATTATATTGGAAGACAAGACGCGGATAGTAAATTCGACCAGACTCTGGCACAATTGCAGTCTTATCAGGAAGAGCAGAATCGTAAATGGGAAGAGCAAAATCGCCACAATCGTGAAATCATGGCACAATTGCAGTCTTACCAGGAAGAGCAAAATCGCCACAATCGTGAAATCATGGCACAATTGCAGTCTTACCAGGAAGAGCAAAATCGTAAATGGGAAGAGCAAAATCGCCACAATCTGGGAATTTTAGAAGAAATTAAACAAATGAACCGGAAACATGAAAGTACAGTTGGTTCCCTAGGTTCGCGATGGGGTTTATCATCGGAAGCAAGCTTCAGAAATGGACTAAAAGGAATTTTAAAAGATTCTTTTGGCGTGGAAGTGTTGAACTTCCTTGATTTCGACAATGAAGGAGAGGTTTTTGGCAGACCAGACCAGGTGGAAATAGATGTGATTATCAAAAATGGTTTGGTAATTTTATGTGAAATTAAATCCTCGATTGACAAAGCAGGAATGTATATCTTTGATCGGAAAGTAGCATTTTATGAAAAACATCATCAAAGAAGAGTTGATCGGAAATTAGTAATTTCTCCCATGGTAGACCCAAGAGCTTTGTCAGTAGCACAAAACTTGGGGATTGAGATTTATAGCTATGCTGAAGATGTAAATAGGATTTAG
- a CDS encoding ATP-binding protein, with protein MKSELYVPSDLSFVNTVENWLLAYLKQHLRDSLDWSNQSSRLRLALVEAYSNAVRHAHKDKPNVPILLRLELTDQKLAIEVWDYGHGFDITTYFPPHPEQKQEGGYGWLIMNRLMDKVEYHLQVNGANCLKLETTIPLWTVY; from the coding sequence ATGAAAAGTGAACTTTATGTACCCAGTGATTTAAGTTTTGTCAACACGGTCGAAAACTGGTTGTTGGCATACTTAAAACAACATTTGAGGGATTCTCTGGATTGGTCAAACCAATCCAGTCGTTTACGTCTTGCACTAGTTGAAGCATATTCAAATGCGGTTCGTCATGCTCACAAAGATAAACCAAATGTGCCAATTCTATTGCGTCTGGAACTGACAGATCAGAAACTAGCTATTGAAGTTTGGGACTATGGACATGGTTTTGACATAACCACCTACTTCCCTCCCCATCCTGAACAAAAACAAGAAGGTGGCTATGGTTGGCTGATTATGAATCGGTTGATGGATAAGGTTGAATATCATTTACAGGTCAATGGTGCTAACTGTCTCAAACTGGAAACGACTATTCCTTTATGGACGGTTTACTAA